One Anguilla rostrata isolate EN2019 chromosome 15, ASM1855537v3, whole genome shotgun sequence genomic window carries:
- the LOC135240849 gene encoding axonemal dynein light intermediate polypeptide 1-like isoform X2 yields MDVVKLEEQLNLKLQQRQARETGICDVRRELYSQCFDELIRQETINCTDRGLLLLRVRDEISMCMAAYQTLDESSVAFGIRKVLHAEQGKAEMEKQIQDLEEEKRALERQQKEMEAECEAVNLREMERQVMEDKKHTEEIEFLKRTNQQLKFQLSGISQKK; encoded by the exons ATGGACGTGGTcaagctggaggagcagctgaatCTCAAGCTGCAGCAGAGGCAGGCTCGGGAGACCGGGATCTGCGACGTCCGGAGAGAGCTGTACTCGCAGTGCTTCG ATGAACTGATCAGACAGGAAACCATAAACTGCACTGACAGGGGGCTGCTATTGCTGCGGGTTCGAGATGAGATCAGCATGTGCATGGCCGCCTATCAgactctggatgagagcagcGTTGCCTTTGGCATCAGGAAGGTGCTGCACGCTGAGCAGGGGAAAGCCGAAATGGAGAAACAG ATCCAGGACCtggaggaggaaaagagggCCCTGGAGCGGCAGCAGAAGGAGATGGAGGCAGAGTGTGAGGCCGTTAATctgagggagatggagagacaaGTCATGGAGGATAAGAAGCACACGGAGGAGATCGAGTTCCTAAAGCGCACCAACCAGCAGCTCAAG TTCCAACTGTCGGGCATCTCACAGAAGAAGTGA
- the LOC135240849 gene encoding 33 kDa inner dynein arm light chain, axonemal-like isoform X1 yields the protein MATLALTIQDRSVAYPTMHFHWDLSSSQSTRPKPSLSWSPPTDELIRQETINCTDRGLLLLRVRDEISMCMAAYQTLDESSVAFGIRKVLHAEQGKAEMEKQIQDLEEEKRALERQQKEMEAECEAVNLREMERQVMEDKKHTEEIEFLKRTNQQLKFQLSGISQKK from the exons ATGGCTACACTTGCACTGACCATTCAGGATAGAAGCGTGGCATATCCAACCATGCATTTCCATTGGGATCTGTCGTCTTCTCAGAGCACCAGACCAAAGCCCAGTTTGTCCTGGTCTCCTCCCACAGATGAACTGATCAGACAGGAAACCATAAACTGCACTGACAGGGGGCTGCTATTGCTGCGGGTTCGAGATGAGATCAGCATGTGCATGGCCGCCTATCAgactctggatgagagcagcGTTGCCTTTGGCATCAGGAAGGTGCTGCACGCTGAGCAGGGGAAAGCCGAAATGGAGAAACAG ATCCAGGACCtggaggaggaaaagagggCCCTGGAGCGGCAGCAGAAGGAGATGGAGGCAGAGTGTGAGGCCGTTAATctgagggagatggagagacaaGTCATGGAGGATAAGAAGCACACGGAGGAGATCGAGTTCCTAAAGCGCACCAACCAGCAGCTCAAG TTCCAACTGTCGGGCATCTCACAGAAGAAGTGA